A stretch of Pseudoliparis swirei isolate HS2019 ecotype Mariana Trench chromosome 14, NWPU_hadal_v1, whole genome shotgun sequence DNA encodes these proteins:
- the ddx3xb gene encoding DEAD-box helicase 3 X-linked b, whose amino-acid sequence MSHVAVENVHGLEQQLAVLDLSAADGHGGGANPGNAFAAARQGGYTIAPAANYGWDGGRNNFVNGYHDNRMAGGNTFNRGPPRMERGRGGVGGGYRGNRGGVFNPINPAQPMVFGGYENKDAGGWNTAKDAYGNFGNNRGKSAFFNDRGNANRGRFEHGGFGGGGGGGGNSRWVEESREEGDWAKPTPRNERLESELFAGSNTGINFEKYDDIPVEATGQNCPQHINSFQDVDMGEIVMGNITLSRYTRPTPVQKYAIPIVKAKRDLMACAQTGSGKTAAFLLPILSQIYNDGPLEVLNATKASGQDNGKYGRRKHFPISLVLAPTRELALQIYDEARKFSYRSRVRPCVVYGGADIGQQIRDLERGCHLLVATPGRLVDMMERGKIGLDYCTYLVLDEADRMLDMGFEPQIRRIVEQDTMPHKGIRQTMMFSATFPKEIQVLARDFLDEYIFLAVGRVGSTSENITQKVVWVEESDKRSFLLDLLSATGKDSLTLVFVETKKGADALEDFLYREGYACTSIHGDRSQRDREEALSQFRTGKCPILVATAVAARGLDISNVKHVINFDLPSDIEEYVHRIGRTGRVGNLGLATSFFNDKNGNITKDLLDILIEAKQEVPSWLETLAYEHQHKSSTRGRSKRFSGGFGSRDYRQTAAGGTAGGFGGRGGRNQAAHGGTRGFGGGGFGNFYTTDAYGGNYAHSQVDWWGN is encoded by the exons CTCGCTGTCCTAGACTTGAGTGCGGCAGATGGACACGGTGGAGGCGCTAACC CAGGAAATGCCTTCGCTGCCGCTCGACAGGGCGGCTACACCATAGCGCCCGCAGCCAACT ATGGTTGGGATGGGGGGCGCAACAACTTTGTTAACGGCTACCATGACAACCGCATGGCTGGCGGCAACACGTTTAACCGTGGCCCGCCTCGCATGGAGCGGGGCAGAGGTGGAGTCGGAGGGGGTTACCGAGGCAACAGGGGTGGTGTCTTCAACCCCATCAACCCAGCACAGCCGATGGTTTTTGGCGGCTACGAAAATaaag ATGCCGGCGGCTGGAACACTGCGAAAGACGCCTATGGCAATTTTGGCAACAACCGTGGCAAGTCTGCATTCTTCAATGACAGAGGCAATGCTAACAGaggaag GTTTGAGCATGGTGGATTCG gtggtggtggtggtggcggtggaaaCAGCCGCTGGGTGGAAgagtccagagaggagggagactggGCCAAACCAACACCACGCAACGAGCGCCTTGAAAG TGAATTGTTTGCCGGCAGTAACACTGGGATTAACTTTGAGAAATACGATGACATTCCCGTTGAGGCCACAGGACAGAACTGCCCTCAACACATCAACAGT TTCCAAGATGTGGACATGGGTGAGATTGTCATGGGTAACATTACTCTGAGTCGCTACACCAGACCGACCCCTGTCCAGAAATATGCCATTCCCATTGTCAAGGCCAAGAGAGACCTCATGGCATGTGCACAGACGG GTTCTGGGAAGACTGCAGCGTTCCTGCTGCCGATTCTCAGCCAGATTTACAATGACGGACCATTAGAAGTTCTCAACGCAACTAAAGCATCTGGACAG GACAATGGAAAGTATGGGCGTCGTAAGCACTTCCCCATCTCACTGGTATTGGCTCCAACCAGAGAACTGGCACTGCAGATATATGATGAGGCCAGGAAG TTTTCCTACCGCTCCAGAGTGCGTCCCTGTGTGGTGTATGGAGGAGCCGACATTGGCCAGCAGATAAGAGATCTGGAGAGAGGTTGCCACCTGCTGGTTGCCACACCTGGGCGACTGgtggacatgatggagagaggaaagattgGACTGGACTACTGCAC ATACCTGGTCCTGGATGAGGCGGATCGTATGTTGGACATGGGATTCGAACCACAGATAAGACGCATCGTTGAACAGGACACCATGCCACACAAAGGCATCCGACAAACCATGATGTTCAGCGCAACCTTTCCTAAAGAGATCCAG GTCCTAGCTAGGGATTTCCTGGACGAGTACATCTTCCTGGCGGTGGGCAGAGTGGGTTCCACCTCCGAGAACATCACCCAGAAGgttgtgtgggtggaggagagcGATAAGAGGTCCTTCCTGTTGGACCTGCTCAGTGCTACAG GTAAGGACTCGTTGACTCTGGTCTTCGTGGAGACCAAGAAAGGCGCCGACGCCTTGGAGGACTTCCTGTATCGGGAGGGCTACGCCTGCACCAGTATCCACGGCGACCGCTCCCAGAGAGACCGAGAGGAGGCCCTGAGCCAGTTCAGAACAGGAAAATGCCCCATCCTGGTGGCCACAGCG GTAGCGGCTCGCGGTCTGGACATCTCCAATGTGAAACATGTGATTAACTTCGACCTGCCCAGTGACATCGAGGAGTATGTCCACCGTATCGGACGTACAGGACGAGTCGGAAACCTGG GACTGGCCACGTCGTTCTTCAACGATAAAAATGGGAACATCACTAAAGACCTGCTGGACATCCTGATAGAGGCTAAACAGGAAGTTCCCTCATGGCTCGAGACCCTGGCCTATGAACACCAGCATAAGAGCAGCACCAGAGGACGCTCCAAGAG GTTCTCTGGTGGTTTTGGATCACGTGATTATCGTCAGACGGCCGCCGGAGGCACCGCTGGAGGGTTCGGAGGACGTGGAGGTCGCAACCAGGCAGCACACGGAGGAACCCGCGGGTTCGGAGGAG GTGGTTTCGGTAACTTCTACACCACCGACGCCTACGGAGGAAACTACGCACACTCTCAAGTTGACTGGTGGGGCAACTAg
- the LOC130204270 gene encoding dTDP-D-glucose 4,6-dehydratase-like: MNGQLRDFNRTVLVTGGSGFIGSHLVCLLVNRHPDWRTINLDDLDYCCSRRSLESVEDRANYTFIRGDVCNSQLVNHIFNTENIDVIFHLAAKTHVESSFETPSAFQRVNIDGTRVLLGAAHQARHQPQRFVYVSTDEVYGAGLDRVFDESSPVRPSNPYSATKAAAEYLVRSYWDKYKFPIIITRSNNIYGPRQFTEKVIPRFLTLLRVHKKCTIQGTLPQSRHFLFVDDAIDAFLLVLEKGIVGEIYNVGTSCEIPILQLARELVKMVKNVPDSEVNDWLEFVPDRPHVDLRYPISCEKLQQLGWRAEVSWAEGIRRTVKWYQDNPDFWLDARNDQEPIRSRLQEDANNKVISCKQVESQLNQTSSSLQASSSPIGGPSQRRSNVSP; this comes from the exons ATGAATGGACAGCTGCGGGACTTCAACAGGACCGTTCTGGTGACTGGAGGCTCTGGATTCAT TGGCTCCCATCTCGTGTGTTTGCTGGTCAACAGACACCCCGACTGGAGAACGATCAACCTGGATGAT TTGgattactgctgcagccgcaggAGTCTGGAGAGTGTTGAAGACAGAGCCAACTACACTTTTATCAGG GGAGACGTGTGTAACTCACAGCTGGTGAATCACATTTTCAACACAGAAAACATCGACGTGATTTTTCACCTGGCGGCCAAAACGCACGTCG AGTCGTCGTTTGAGACTCCGTCTGCTTTCCAGCGTGTGAACATCGACGGGACCAGAGTGTTACTGGGAGCCGCCCATCAGGCCCGACACCAGCCGCAGCGCTTCGTCTACGTCAGCACCGACGAGGTGTACGGGGCCGGTCTGGACCGG GTGTTTGATGAGAGCAGTCCAGTGAGGCCCTCCAACCCATATTCAGCCACGAAAGCAGCTGCAGAGTACCTGGTCCGATCCTACTGGGACAAGTataag tttcccatcatcatcaccaggaGCAACAACATCTACGGGCCCAGACAGTTCACTGAGAAG GTCATTCCGAGGTTTCTCACCCTCTTGCGAGTGCACAAGAAATG CACCATCCAGGGAACCCTCCCTCAATCGCGCCATTTCCTGTTCGTCGATGACGCCATCGACGCCTTCCTGCTGGTTCTGGAGAAAGGCATTGTGGGAGAAATTTACAATGTGGGAACAAGCTGTGAGATTCCCATCTTGCAGCTGGCCAGGGAACTCGTTAAGATG GTCAAGAATGTTCCAGACTCCGAGGTCAACGATTGGCTGGAATTTGTGCCCGACAG GCCGCACGTCGACCTGCGCTACCCCATCAGCTGTgagaagctgcagcagctgggCTGGAGAGCGGAGGTGTCCTGGGCTGAAGGCATCCGACGgaccg TCAAATGGTACCAAGACAACCCAGACTTCTGGTTGGACGCAAGAAATGACCAAGAGCCAATCAGAAGCAGGCTTCAAGAAGACGCCAACAACAAAGTTATTTCCTGCAAACAAGTCGAGTCACAGCTCAACCAGACGTCGTCCTCGCTGCAAGCGAGTAGCTCACCGATTGGTGGACCGTCTCAAAGGCGGAGCAACGTTTCACCTTGA